A genomic stretch from Gallus gallus isolate bGalGal1 chromosome 13, bGalGal1.mat.broiler.GRCg7b, whole genome shotgun sequence includes:
- the STK32A gene encoding serine/threonine-protein kinase 32A isoform 1 (isoform 1 is encoded by transcript variant 3) — MGANASSKSLPFNENEEVTFDHFEILRAIGKGSFGKVCVVQKNDTKKMYAMKYMNKQKCVERNEVRNVFKELQIMQGLEHPFLVNLWYSFQDEEDMFMVVDLLLGGDLRYHLQQKVRFQEGTVKLFICELVLALDYLQSRHIIHRDIKPDNILLDEHGHVHITDFNIATMLTKETQVTTIAGTKPYMAPEMFNSTKPIGYSFAVDWWSLGITAYELLRARRPYHIHSNTPTNEIAHVFKTATVMYPAAWSEEMVMLIKKLLETNPDKRFSQLKDIQDFPYLSDVNWNAVLQKRIMPEFIPTKGRLNCDPTFELEEMILESKPLHKKKKRLAKKEKDTTKSNSSQACHLQKHLETLQRDFIVFNREKVRHQHSEIQQHAALAKCRGMHKDGQNNNL; from the exons ATGGGAGCAAACGCCTCCAGCAAGTCACTGCCCTTCAATGAGAACGAAGAAG TCACCTTCGACCATTTTGAGATACTGCGAGCAATTGGGAAGGGCAGCTTTGGAAAA GTCTGCGTTGTACAGAAGAATGACACCAAGAAAATGTATGCCATGAAATACATGAACAAGCAGAAGTGCGTGGAGCGTAATGAAGTGAGGAACGTCTTTAAGGAGCTGCAGATCAtgcagggcctggagcacccCTTCCTGGTTAATCTCTG GTACTCATTCCAAGATGAGGAGGACATGTTCATGGTGGTAGACTTGCTGCTCGGGGGGGACCTGCGTTACCACCTCCAGCAGAAGGTGCGATTCCAGGAAGGCACCGTGAAACTGTTCATCTGTGAGCTGGTGTTGGCCCTCGACTACCTCCAGAGCAGACACATCATCCACAG gGACATCAAGCCTGACAACATCTTGCTGGACGAGCATG GACACGTCCACATCACTGACTTCAACATCGCCACAATGCTGACTAAAGAAACACAAGTCACCACGATTGCTGGCACAAAGCCGTACATGG CACCTGAGATGTTTAACTCCACAAAACCCATCGGCTATTCCTTTGCTGTGGACTGGTGGTCGCTGGGAATCACTGCCTatgagctgctcagagcccgg AGGCCGTACCATATTCACTCCAACACTCCCACAAATGAAATTGCTCATGTATTTAAGACAGCTACAGTGATGTACCCTGCTGCTTGGTCTGAGGAAATGGTGATGCTGATCAAAAAG CTGCTCGAGACAAACCCCGATAAGCGTTTTTCTCAGCTGAAAGATATCCAGGACTTTCCGTATCTGTCGGATGTAAACTGGAATGCTGTTCTCCAGAAGAGGATAATGCCAGAATTCATTCCTACG AAAGGAAGACTGAATTGTGACCCAACCTTTGAACTTGAAGAGATGATCCTGGAGTCCAAACCTCTTCACAAGAAGAAGAAGCGCTTGGCTAAGAAGGAGAAAGACACCACCAAAAGCAACTCCTCACAG GCCTGCCATCTTCAAAAGCACCTAGAGACACTCCAGAGGGACTTCATTGTTTTCAACAGAGAAAA GGTGAGACACCAGCACAGTGAGATCCAGCAGCACGCAGCTCTGGCCAAGTGCAGAGGCATGCACAAGGATGGCCAGAACAACAACCTCTGA
- the STK32A gene encoding serine/threonine-protein kinase 32A isoform 2 (isoform 2 is encoded by transcript variant 2) — protein sequence MYAMKYMNKQKCVERNEVRNVFKELQIMQGLEHPFLVNLWYSFQDEEDMFMVVDLLLGGDLRYHLQQKVRFQEGTVKLFICELVLALDYLQSRHIIHRDIKPDNILLDEHGHVHITDFNIATMLTKETQVTTIAGTKPYMAPEMFNSTKPIGYSFAVDWWSLGITAYELLRARRPYHIHSNTPTNEIAHVFKTATVMYPAAWSEEMVMLIKKLLETNPDKRFSQLKDIQDFPYLSDVNWNAVLQKRIMPEFIPTKGRLNCDPTFELEEMILESKPLHKKKKRLAKKEKDTTKSNSSQACHLQKHLETLQRDFIVFNREKVRHQHSEIQQHAALAKCRGMHKDGQNNNL from the exons ATGTATGCCATGAAATACATGAACAAGCAGAAGTGCGTGGAGCGTAATGAAGTGAGGAACGTCTTTAAGGAGCTGCAGATCAtgcagggcctggagcacccCTTCCTGGTTAATCTCTG GTACTCATTCCAAGATGAGGAGGACATGTTCATGGTGGTAGACTTGCTGCTCGGGGGGGACCTGCGTTACCACCTCCAGCAGAAGGTGCGATTCCAGGAAGGCACCGTGAAACTGTTCATCTGTGAGCTGGTGTTGGCCCTCGACTACCTCCAGAGCAGACACATCATCCACAG gGACATCAAGCCTGACAACATCTTGCTGGACGAGCATG GACACGTCCACATCACTGACTTCAACATCGCCACAATGCTGACTAAAGAAACACAAGTCACCACGATTGCTGGCACAAAGCCGTACATGG CACCTGAGATGTTTAACTCCACAAAACCCATCGGCTATTCCTTTGCTGTGGACTGGTGGTCGCTGGGAATCACTGCCTatgagctgctcagagcccgg AGGCCGTACCATATTCACTCCAACACTCCCACAAATGAAATTGCTCATGTATTTAAGACAGCTACAGTGATGTACCCTGCTGCTTGGTCTGAGGAAATGGTGATGCTGATCAAAAAG CTGCTCGAGACAAACCCCGATAAGCGTTTTTCTCAGCTGAAAGATATCCAGGACTTTCCGTATCTGTCGGATGTAAACTGGAATGCTGTTCTCCAGAAGAGGATAATGCCAGAATTCATTCCTACG AAAGGAAGACTGAATTGTGACCCAACCTTTGAACTTGAAGAGATGATCCTGGAGTCCAAACCTCTTCACAAGAAGAAGAAGCGCTTGGCTAAGAAGGAGAAAGACACCACCAAAAGCAACTCCTCACAG GCCTGCCATCTTCAAAAGCACCTAGAGACACTCCAGAGGGACTTCATTGTTTTCAACAGAGAAAA GGTGAGACACCAGCACAGTGAGATCCAGCAGCACGCAGCTCTGGCCAAGTGCAGAGGCATGCACAAGGATGGCCAGAACAACAACCTCTGA